In Cytobacillus oceanisediminis, the following proteins share a genomic window:
- a CDS encoding SH3 domain-containing protein: MEKRKPLILVICLMLLAGITQAETQVKAENNSVTITTNNLNVRQGPGLSYPILGQAQKGDQFNTLSREEEWIKINFQGENGYVASWLVSDMTTSQTGEKAASTNSQAVITTDGLRVRKGPGTSYGVLGTIQKGTAYKVKGTEGSWVKIQTPYGDGWVANEFVQYSGSQKKNSLSSSKTGKITANSLNVRTKPSLQSDIIGKLNSGETVAVFSQNDSWTEISFSGNTGWISSQYIAVQSSPSESKPKQSASGKSGTVTATSLTIRNKGSLNGKPIGSVTKGQTFPILEQADNWAKIEYQPGSYGWVASWFIDIAAEKNSGSSQQSVNGSSAIILHNGSNIRKKASTQSSVIHRANKGDSFEIISLNNDWYEIRLPNGGQGFVAGWIVTVEGSAPAITKPGAEKHLKNKTIVLDPGHGGRDNGTTGARGTREKDITIRTAQLLAEKLRAAGANVILTRNGDTYLPLPSRVGISHYHNADAFISIHYDSTPDRTARGATTYYYHSFQKELAANIHSNVTSMTNLRDRGYRVGDYHVIRENKRNAVLIELGYLSNPAEEALIASAQYQQSAAAGIYQGLARYFKN, encoded by the coding sequence TTGGAGAAAAGAAAACCACTTATTCTCGTGATATGCCTTATGCTTTTGGCTGGCATAACACAGGCGGAAACACAGGTTAAAGCTGAAAACAATTCTGTAACAATTACCACCAATAATCTTAACGTCCGTCAAGGACCAGGCTTAAGCTACCCAATTCTGGGACAAGCCCAGAAAGGAGATCAATTTAACACCCTTTCCCGTGAAGAAGAATGGATTAAAATTAATTTCCAGGGGGAAAATGGCTATGTGGCCAGCTGGCTTGTTTCCGATATGACCACCAGTCAGACAGGAGAAAAAGCAGCCAGTACAAATTCCCAGGCAGTCATTACAACAGATGGCCTGAGGGTGAGAAAGGGACCTGGTACAAGTTACGGTGTTCTGGGGACTATCCAGAAAGGAACAGCCTATAAGGTCAAGGGCACAGAAGGAAGCTGGGTTAAGATCCAAACTCCTTATGGAGATGGATGGGTCGCAAATGAATTCGTCCAATACAGCGGCAGCCAAAAGAAAAATTCACTAAGCAGCAGCAAAACCGGGAAAATCACAGCAAACTCCCTAAATGTGAGAACCAAGCCATCGCTTCAAAGTGACATCATCGGCAAACTAAATTCAGGGGAGACTGTAGCTGTTTTTTCTCAAAATGACAGCTGGACAGAAATCTCTTTCTCGGGCAATACCGGATGGATCAGCAGCCAATATATTGCGGTTCAATCCTCACCATCAGAAAGCAAGCCAAAACAGTCAGCATCCGGGAAATCCGGCACTGTTACAGCAACCTCTTTAACCATAAGAAATAAAGGATCGTTAAATGGGAAACCAATTGGTTCTGTTACAAAAGGCCAAACTTTTCCTATTCTTGAGCAAGCTGATAATTGGGCAAAGATAGAATATCAGCCTGGTTCTTATGGATGGGTGGCAAGCTGGTTCATAGACATAGCCGCCGAGAAGAATTCCGGCTCTTCCCAGCAAAGTGTAAACGGCAGTTCTGCAATTATATTACATAACGGATCAAATATTAGGAAAAAAGCCAGTACCCAATCGTCTGTCATTCACAGGGCAAATAAAGGGGATAGCTTTGAAATTATCAGTCTGAATAACGATTGGTACGAAATTCGCCTGCCAAACGGCGGGCAGGGTTTTGTTGCCGGATGGATCGTCACCGTTGAGGGATCTGCACCTGCAATAACAAAACCAGGGGCGGAAAAGCACCTGAAAAATAAAACAATCGTCCTTGATCCCGGCCATGGTGGCCGTGATAACGGGACAACAGGAGCTAGAGGGACCCGTGAAAAGGATATTACGATCAGGACCGCTCAATTGCTCGCCGAGAAACTAAGGGCGGCAGGTGCCAATGTCATTCTGACCAGGAACGGAGATACCTATTTGCCGCTTCCTTCCAGAGTAGGCATTTCACATTATCACAATGCAGATGCTTTTATCAGCATTCATTATGACAGCACCCCAGATCGGACTGCAAGAGGAGCGACTACCTATTACTATCATTCTTTTCAAAAGGAACTTGCAGCCAATATCCACTCTAATGTAACATCCATGACAAACCTGAGAGATCGGGGCTATAGAGTCGGAGATTATCATGTAATTAGAGAGAATAAACGCAATGCCGTTCTTATAGAACTTGGATACCTGAGCAATCCGGCTGAAGAAGCTCTGATTGCTTCTGCACAGTATCAGCAATCTGCAGCAGCAGGAATTTATCAGGGACTTGCCCGCTATTTCAAAAATTAG
- the dtd gene encoding D-aminoacyl-tRNA deacylase codes for MRVVVQRSKEASVTVDGKTVGSIKKGFVLLVGVTHEDKEEDAAFLADKIANLRVFEDENGKMNFSLLDQEGEILSVSQFTLYGDCRKGRRPNFMEAASPAHAVKIYDAFNRYLEVKGLKVETGEFGAMMDVQLTNDGPVTLILESK; via the coding sequence ATGCGTGTTGTAGTGCAGCGAAGCAAAGAAGCCAGCGTAACGGTGGACGGCAAAACCGTCGGAAGCATCAAAAAGGGGTTTGTTTTGCTCGTTGGAGTCACCCATGAAGATAAGGAAGAGGACGCAGCTTTTCTGGCTGATAAGATTGCCAATCTTCGAGTCTTCGAAGATGAAAATGGCAAAATGAATTTTTCACTGCTGGATCAGGAAGGTGAAATTCTTTCGGTCTCCCAGTTTACTTTATATGGAGATTGCCGAAAGGGCAGACGGCCCAATTTCATGGAAGCGGCAAGCCCTGCGCATGCCGTAAAAATCTACGATGCTTTTAACCGGTACTTAGAAGTTAAAGGCCTAAAAGTAGAAACAGGTGAATTCGGAGCCATGATGGATGTTCAGTTAACCAACGATGGACCAGTTACGTTAATTTTAGAAAGCAAGTAA